The Podospora pseudocomata strain CBS 415.72m chromosome 3, whole genome shotgun sequence genome window below encodes:
- a CDS encoding hypothetical protein (EggNog:ENOG503P52I), with the protein MTGEMTGATSTEETIAEMTGDLTTEEMIAETTEEMIEMSALVLLSRVVTWTSAGPRGGGSYRPRSRSPERRDPRDDRYPPAASTFRRQSPPPRDSVNTSVINSRSGSGRSSPRPPSRRGRDDRSRPQSPAPRSPPRPPSMRAPTPVQTSAPPPPRETPRQAPPQPSPQQPVQLTMQPAPRPAATEINSTPMRSPPRAPAALRAPPTGPAASRNFTSPVAPIPQHSTPQIPPSGPARDTTSPSIPPSGPRNYIAPSPRGNFTPRNSIGGGGRGINPSSSWGPPSSVSRNHNHPSHLPPRQTSSPTIPTPTGPSSIPTGPRSAGGSISGPSHNGPPSTGVASPSPSTPSISLPPPTGPSAGVNTNRPFNPPTGPALSSPQPPRATLAQNMMSTLPPLLPPGSGGKLDLSMATIDEKDPHYRKMKEDEERLREELKVRQEKLRKSMRVWDRMERESKGCELKSELSERSLRGLSGEGQGGAF; encoded by the exons ATGACCGGCGAGATGACCGGCGCGACATCGACAGAAGAGACGATCGCCGAGATGACAGGCGATTTGACGACAGAAGAGATGATCGCAGAGACGACAGAAGAGATGATCGAGATGAGCGCCCTCGTTCTCCTCTCCCGCGTCGTGACTTGGACATCAG CCGGTCCCCGCGGCGGAGGTTCTTATCGTCCTCGCTCTCGTTCTCCGGAACGTCGAGACCCTCGCGATGACAGATATCCTCCTGCTGCCTCGACCTTCCGTCGCCAGTCACCGCCGCCCCGGGATTCCGTCAACACTTCGGTGATCAACTCTCGCAGCGGCTCTGGTAGATCCTCTCCGcggcctccttctcgtcgtGGCCGGGACGATCGGTCTCGACCTCAGTCTCCCGCGCCCAGGTCTCCGCCTCGTCCGCCCTCCATGAGAGCGCCAACTCCCGTACAAACTtcggctcctcccccccccagaGAGACCCCCAGACAGGCCCCCCCGCAGCCCTCGCCACAGCAGCCTGTCCAGTTGACTATGCAGCCAGCCCCAAGGCCAGCGGCTACAGAGATCAATTCTACTCCCATGCGCTCTCCTCCCCGGGCCCCGGCAGCGCTTAGAgcccctcccaccggcccggCCGCCTCCCGCAacttcacctcccccgtgGCACCCATCCCGCAACACTCGACCCCTCAAATCCCCCCGAGCGGCCCAGCCCGGGATACTACTAGTCCTAGCATCCCGCCCTCCGGACCCCGCAACTACATcgctccctcccccagagGCAACTTCACCCCTCGCAACAGCATCGGCGGAGGAGGCCGCGGCATcaacccttcctcctcctgggGCCCGCCCAGCTCTGTCTCTAGgaaccacaaccacccctcccatcttccacctcgacaaacctcctcccctaccatccccaccccgaccggtccctcctccatcccgaCAGGTCCCCGCTCAGCAGGGGGTAGCATCTCGGGCCCCTCCCACAACggccccccctccaccggcgtagcctccccctccccctccaccccctccatctccctcccccctcctacCGGCCCCTCCGCTGGTGTCAACACCAACAGGCCgttcaacccccccaccggGCCCGCCTTATCCTCCCCGCAACCCCCTCGCGCGACGCTGGCTCAAAATATGATGAGTACCTtgccccctctccttcccccgGGCAGTGGCGGGAAATTAGACCTCTCAATGGCAACAATAGACGAGAAGGACCCCCACTACAGAAAAATgaaagaagacgaggaaaggctgagggaggagttgaaggTGCGACAAGAAAAATTAAGGAAGAGCATGAGGGTGTGGGAccggatggagagggagagtaAGGGGTGCGAGTTAAAGAGTGAGCTGAGTgagaggagtttgagggggctgagtggggaggggcaggggggtGCTTTTTAG
- a CDS encoding hypothetical protein (COG:G; EggNog:ENOG503NUCI), which yields MTVKVGINGFGRIGRIVFRNAVEHPDVEIVAVNDPFIEPKYAEYMLKYDSTHGVFKGTIEVSGSDLIVNGKTVKFYTERDPSAIPWKDTGAEYIVESTGVFTTTEKASAHLKGGAKRVIISAPSADAPMYVMGVNEKTYDGKAAVISNASCTTNCLAPLAKVVNDKFGIVEGLMTTVHSYTATQKTVDGPSAKDWRGGRGAAQNIIPSSTGAAKAVGKVIPELNGKLTGMAFRVPTSNVSVVDLTCRLEKPASYETIKAALKEASEGELKGILGYTEDEIVSSDLNGNANSSIFDAKAGISLNDNFVKLVSWYDNEWGYSRRVLDLLSYVAKYDASH from the exons ATGACTGTCAAGGTTGGCATCAACGGTTTCGGCCGCATTGGCCGTATCGTCTTCCGCAATGCGGTTGAGCACCCCGACGTCGAGATCGTTGCCGTTAACGACCCCTTCATTGAGCCCAAGTACGCT GAGTACATGCTCAAGTACGACTCTACCCACGGCGTCTTCAAGGGCACCATTGAGGTCTCCGGCAGCGATCTGATCGTCAACGGCAAGACCGTCAAGTTCTACACTGAGCGCGACCCCTCTGCCATCCCCTGGAAGGACACCGGCGCCGAGTACATCGTCGAGTCCACCGgtgtcttcaccaccaccgagaagGCTAGCGCCCACTTGAAGGGTGGTGCCAAGCGCGTCATCATCTCTGCCCCCTCGGCCGATGCCCCCATGTACGTGATGGGTGTCAACGAGAAGACCTACGACGGCAAGGCCGCTGtcatctccaacgcctcTTGCACCACCAACTGCCTGGCTCCCCTCGCCAAGGTTGTCAACGACAAGTTCGGCATCGTTGAGGGTCTCATGACCACCGTCCACTCCTACACTGCCACCCAGAAGACCGTCGATGGTCCCTCGGCCAAGGACTGGCGCGGTGGCCGTGGCGCTGCTCAGAACATcatccccagcagcaccggTGCCGCCAAGGCCGTCGGCAAGGTTATCCCCGAGCTCAACGGCAAGCTTACCGGCATGGCCTTCCGTGTCCCCACCTCCAACGTCTCCGTTGTCGACCTCACCTGCCGTCTCGAGAAGCCCGCCAGCTACGAGACCATCAAGGCCGCCCTCAAGGAGGCTTCCGAGGGTGAGCTCAAGGGCATTCTCGGCTACACCGAGGACGAGATTGTCTCCTCTGACCTCAACGGCAATGCCAACTCTTCCATCTTCGACGCCAAGGCTGGTATCTCCCTGAACGACAACTTTGTCAAGCTTGTCTCCTGGTACGACAACGAGTGGGGCTACAGCAGACGTGTGctcgacctcctctcctATGTCGCCAAGTATGATGCTTCTCATTAA
- a CDS encoding hypothetical protein (EggNog:ENOG503PBW9; COG:A), protein MTGDSPGATCAKRRSRKVPYTTLCHLSTIAMAQSRPIMRFGKSRNEFCKILFIVDMNSAVDDVANQIVRLYQELGRKKKMTSQRWRDIDSCCPRSPRCRRNSMS, encoded by the coding sequence ATGACAGGCGATTCACCCGGTGCCACCTGTGCAAAAAGAAGATCACGTAAGGTACCTTACACAACCCTATGCCACCTTTCTACGATTGCAATGGCCCAGTCGCGCCCGATCATGCGCTTCGGCAAGTCGCGCAATGAGTTCTGCAAGATTCTCTTCATCGTCGATATGAACAGCGCAGTGGACGATGTTGCCAACCAGATTGTCCGTCTCTACCAAGAGCTcggaagaaagaaaaagatgaCGAGTCAACGATGGAGAGATATTGACAGCTGCTGTCCGAGAAGCCCCCGATGTCGTCGAAACTCGATGTCTTAA
- a CDS encoding hypothetical protein (EggNog:ENOG503P9U1), which yields MPSLLRAFQLGCESYISSASFRKPTALLASPSFGRWNHGHMTVRHRTSHTAGMPQDGDGPFAPAEREKIRRLLQQGYGLFDVFRLEDHISRRPRMVFDAMVEEDKELASLVRKRKRGKWSDEEKEHLIKLTNNRRRIDIESIARQIGRGPGAVRYQLRLMAKEKSAELGNDAVSFSAALLDKGLGKEKQSILEARMCQIIDRLLEEGDATTQWRTILSAKSAEAWVATILALIPTPVKHILAAPRPPTAADWRSLAWQDTSLFGVYAWVLKRGRGSGLNPLRVEDYVYIGSATNRITGHFATLLVMEPASSEIGDITKAQELVVFTEAIFTIWFGALTETKSAGVTDRADQHRRLHSLSPWVHTQRFNYRGLCSHNPLGLDLEPRGGIRSSCPMENTDPRQSGPVVDYRATES from the exons ATGCCATCCCTCCTAAGGGCTTTCCAACTAGGCTGCGAGAGTTACATCTCCTCAGCATCATTTCGAAAGCCTACTGCCTTGCTGGCTTCTCCCTCGTTTGGAAGGTGGAATCATGGCCACATGACAGTGCGTCATCGTACTAGTCACACAGCCGGTATGCCACAGGATGGAGACGGCCCCTTCGCTCCGgcggagagagaaaaaataCGAAGGCTTCTACAGCAAGGTTATGGGCTTTTTGATGTCTTTCGCTTGGAGGATCATATCTCGCGGCGCCCCCGAATGGTATTTGATGCTATGGTGGAAGAAGATAAGGAGCTGGCGAGTCTGGTGCGGAAGCGGAAACGTGGGAAATGgtcggatgaggagaaggagcaccTAATCAAACTCACCAATAACCGCCGAAGAATTGACATCGAATCCATCGCACGCCAAATCGGTCGAGGACCAGGAGCCGTTAGATACCAGTTACGGTTGAtggcaaaggaaaagagtGCGGAACTGGGAAACGACGCCGTTTCTTTCTCGGCAGCGCTTTTGGACAAAGGTCTCGGAAAGGAAAAGCAATCCATCCTCGAGGCACGAATGTGCCAAATCATCGACCgactgctggaggagggcgacgCTACAACCCAATGGAGAACCATCTTAAGCGCCAAATCGGCAGAAGCATGGGTGGCAACCATTCTCGCGTTAATTCCGACACCGGTGAAGCACATCTTGGCCGCCCCCAGGCCGCCCACAGCTGCAGATtggaggagcttggcttGGCAGGATACCAGCTTGTTCGGGGTCTATGCGTGGGTTCTCAAGCGTGGCCGGGGCTCCGGCCTTAACCCGCTTCGAGTAGAGGACTACGTCTACATTGGTTCAGCCACCAA CCGTATCACTGGACATTTTGCTACTCTCCTTGTAATGGAGCCGGCGTCTTCCGAAATTGGGGATATAACCAAAGCACAAGAGCTCGTGGTATTTACCGAGGCAATCTTTACTATCTGGTTTGGGGCGCTTACAGAGACCAAGTCGGCTGGCGTGACTGACCGCGCGGATCAACACCGTCGTCTCCACTCCCTGTCCCCCTGGGTTCACACGCAGCGGTTCAATTACAGGGGACTGTGTTCTCACAACCCTTTAGGTCTTGACTTGGAGCCCCGAGGAGGAATCCGCTCATCTTGCCCTATGGAAAATACTGACCCGCGTCAATCCGGGCCAGTGGTGGACTACAGAGCAACGGAGAGTTGA
- a CDS encoding hypothetical protein (EggNog:ENOG503PF8M) yields MASKDDLTTSKRFRFRTRILTATATRVNHVHSNVFRLRLQASFLQSILLTALGYLPCTIQAWFESLFPEWTLPSQLILKKQKKNWEEEFEAEKAAYAKLRPLQRIVVPRLFGELQYDNTPALLMSDIGGACLAAPEGGMLELDEFRRLVSQALTALSRFRLLQDDAKLDNFHLTDGKVMVVDLEMMTNEVQEPLTDEQLKFGVECEVDDLAKGSEDTQYCFWEDGILSVGGE; encoded by the exons ATGGCCTCCAAAGACGATT TAACAACGAGTAAGAGGTTCCGCTTTCGGACGCGCATCCTCACCGCGACCGCTACTCGGGTCAACCACGTGCACTCCAACGTCTTCCGTCTTCGCCTTCAGGCCAGCTTCCTGCAGTCCATTCTACTAACGGCACTTGGCTATCTACCATGCACAATACAGGCCTGGTTCGAGTCGCTGTTTCCCGAGTGGACTCTTCCTTCGCAGCTTATCCTCAAaaaacagaagaagaactgggaggaagagtttgaagcCGAGAAAGCGGCTTACGCGAAACTGCGTCCGTTACAGCGAATTGTTGTTCCAAGGCTCTTTGGCGAACTCCAGTACGACAACACGCCAGCGCTTCTCATGTCGGACATTGGTGGTGCATGCCTGGCTGCGCCTGAAGGGGGCAtgctggagctggacgagTTCCGCCGCTTGGTCAGCCAGGCGCTTACCGCGCTTTCTCGCTTCAGGTTGTTGCAGGATGATGCCAAGCTGGATAACTTCCATCTGACTGACGGCAAGGTTATGGTTGTCGACCTTGAGATGATGACCAATGAAGTCCAGGAACCTCTGACGGACGAGCAGCTCAAGTTTGGCGTTGAGTGTGAGGTGGATGACCTTGCCAAAGGTTCTGAAGACACCCAGTATTGCttttgggaggatgggattCTCTCTGTTGGTGGCGAGTGA
- a CDS encoding hypothetical protein (EggNog:ENOG503P0R3; COG:S), giving the protein MSSRPRRSAAQRATVKITDLADRDNKDNERTMSSRSSNRRSGNGIASVSRRPGSSPTGPADADQHIHLTVKTSSSKLRQATSGTSSNNNNNNNNSKRKAIPSTSTTRPGSSGGKRTRGGGNRYVIESSEGDDVDEEEEDEDEEEEEPKQEIEVKGNSNRSGLRNDLEDDDDEEDEEEEEEEEDEDEDMDDGDDMDIDAEGEEDDDEDVDMSIAPPPPAIKVTKPQRGVAVPASKAKTTPVKAKPAIHYADDDDDEELSELESEPEDITMGVDAEEEEEEEEEEEEDAEGEEEDIDAEGEEEIVVDDEDAEGGEDDDLDSELGSRGGTPDLSKLTARQRAKLGEASHEYLKLSDEVQAKKVFTAEELSMRRAEMARRRRNLSEKRNEEVKMETINKLLKKQAPKTNRKNALLAAGGYDTPDGTAEAAPRADPMFVRWVNNKDGSNVSVPDEMLAGPAGRVFIKGGLASGRMVEEVS; this is encoded by the exons ATGTCGTCCCGGCCGCGTCGCTCGGCCGCTCAGCGCGCCACCGTGAAAATCACTGACCTCGCCGACAGAGATAACAAGGATAACGAGCGCACCATGTCGTCACGCTCGTCCAACCGCCGCTCAGGAAACGGCATCGCCTCTGTGTCGCGGAGGCCCggatcctcccccaccggTCCTGCAGATGCCGACCAGCATATCCACTTAACAGTCAAGACCTCATCTAGCAAGCTTCGCCAGGCCACCAGCGGGAcaagcagcaacaacaacaataacaacaacaacagcaaacgGAAAGCTATccccagcacctccaccacccggcCAGGATCTTCAGGAGGGAAACGGACCAGAGGAGGCGGAAATCGCTATGTTATCGAAAGTAGCGAGGGCGACGACGtagatgaggaggaggaagacgaagacgaggaagaggaggagccgaAACAGGAGATTGAAGTTAAGGGAAACAGCAACCGTTCCGGTCTCCGAAACGACCtagaagatgacgacgatgaggaagacgaagaggaggaggaagaagaagaggatgaagatgaggatatgGACGATGGGGATGACATGGACATTGATgctgaaggggaagaggacgatgatgaggatgtcgacATGTCTAttgctcctccgccgcctgctATCAAGGTCACCAAGCCTCAGAGGGGCGTGGCTGTCCCTGCCAGCAAGGCAAAGACCACGCCTGTCAAGGCTAAACCGGCTATTCACTAcgctgatgatgacgatgatgaggagcttAGTGAGCTGGAGAGCGAGCCGGAGGATATCACCATGGGAgttgatgccgaggaggaggaggaggaagaggaggaggaggaggaggatgctgagggggaggaggaggatattgatgccgagggagaggaggaaattgtggttgatgatgaggatgctgaagggggggaggatgatgatctGGACAGCGAGCTGGGGAGCAGAGGGGGGACACCAGATCTGTCAAAACTCACGGCCAGACAGAGGGCTAAGCTTGGAGAGGCATCTCACGAGTACCTTAAGCTGTCTGATGAAGTCCAAGCGAAGAAGGTTTTCACCGCCGAGGAGCTGTCCATGAGACGTGCCGAGATGGCCAGACGGAGACGGAATCTGAGCGAGAAACGGAatgaggaggtcaag ATGGAaaccatcaacaagctcctcaagAAGCAAGCGCCCAAGACAAACCGGAAGAATGCGCTTCTTGCCGCGGGTGGGTATGATACCCCGGATGGCACCGCCGAGGCTGCTCCCCGTGCTGATCCCATGTTTGTGAGGTGGGTCAACAACAAAGACGGAAGCAATGTGTCTGTTCCGGATGAGATGTTGGCTGGACCTGCCGGGAGGGTTTTCATCAAGGGTGGTTTGGCTTCGGgcaggatggtggaggaggtctcTTAG
- a CDS encoding hypothetical protein (COG:S; EggNog:ENOG503P30P) encodes MTDADKKPDPEVPAATEPAVLETPPTNIEPSTNTEAESSTAPAPEKTREATLEQARIFLKDTETQKATAAQKTEFLKSKGLSDSDIQDLLKEVTQDAPHLDQQPRPTTSTSVLPKEDRPPIVTYPEFLTTPSRPPPLITPNIFLNTVYAFTGLSTLIYGTSKFVLEPMVTSLTASRIELATAANDNLSKLVTKLEETVSQIPTYPSHDQDHSPRQSLDMQSQYDDPTELFHRDIGIQTEDTPRSSLNLSTPLFPGNAKETATNYQARRLSGLVKSLRQVNEGLASQSEGYADVKTVLEVMRDDLEGLARETSGEVYGGYNMYGARQERDDEIRRAKENIRRVKGVLLSSRSFPGDRSGVVTAGQGRRGGFGIGGR; translated from the exons ATGACCGACGCCGACAAGAAGCCAGACCCAGAAGTCCCCGCGGCCACAGAGCCCGCCGTGCTCGAGACGCCCCCGACAAACATCGAGCCATCAACAAACACCGAAGCTGAGTCTTCCACTGCGCCGGCGCCAGAGAAGACGCGAGAAGCCACCCTCGAGCAGGCGCGCATTTTTCTCAAAGACACCGAGACCCAAAAGGCGACCGCAGCACAAAAAACAGAGTTTCTCAAGAGCAAAGGGCTGTCGGATAGTGATATTCAAGACCTCCTAAAGGAAGTTACCCAAGATGCGCCA cacctcgaccaacaaccacgcccaaccacctccacctccgtcCTCCCAAAAGAAGACCGCCCCCCCATCGTCACCTACCCCGaattcctcaccaccccctcccgccccccacCCCTAATCACCCCAaacatcttcctcaacacaGTCTACGCCTTCACGGGGTTGTCGACCCTCATCTACGGCACCTCCAAGTTTGTCCTCGAACCCATggtcacctccctcaccgcctCGAGGATTGAACTCGCCACAGCAGCGAATGATAACCTCTCCAAATTGGTCACCAAGCTAGAAGAAACCGtttcccaaatcccaacctACCCCTCCCACGACCAGGACCACTCCCCTCGTCAGTCACTAGACATGCAATCCCAATATGACGATCCAACCGAGCTGTTCCACCGCGACATTGGCATCCAGACAGAAGACACACcccgctcctccctcaacttGTCTACTCCCCTCTTTCCTGGGAACGCAAAAGAAACGGCTACGAATTACCAGGCCAGACGTCTGTCTGGTCTGGTCAAGTCTTTGAGACAAGTTAATGAGGGGTTGGCAAGCCAGTCGGAGGGTTACGCGGATGTGAAGACGGTGctggaggtgatgagggatgatttggagggtttggcgagggagacgagTGGGGAGGTGTATGGGGGGTACAACATGTACGGGGcgaggcaggagagggatgatgagattaggagggcgaaggagaatatcaggagggtgaagggggtgcTGTTGAGCAGCAGGAGTTTTCCGGGGGATAGGTCGGGGGTTGTCACGGCTGGGcaggggcggaggggggggtttgggattggggggaggtAG